A stretch of the Flavobacterium sp. 5 genome encodes the following:
- a CDS encoding DUF6646 family protein, which translates to MKKIITVLFLVSFGITNAQQAFKGKGDAKINIGANIQDGGSGIQGSADFGLGENFSYGFVATYLLGVDNYSGIYGDTSYINEEPSFEDRFDAKFRINANLSSVIGVEQLDIYPGLSLGLHNFGGHLGGRYFFTDGFGVFTEFGFPIAKYSKNKEIFDHLNNQVTFSIGASFNLD; encoded by the coding sequence ATGAAAAAAATTATCACAGTTTTATTTTTAGTTTCTTTTGGAATAACAAATGCACAACAAGCTTTTAAAGGCAAAGGTGATGCGAAAATTAATATTGGTGCCAATATTCAAGACGGCGGTTCAGGAATTCAGGGCTCTGCTGATTTTGGTCTTGGTGAAAATTTCTCTTATGGATTTGTGGCTACTTATTTATTAGGAGTAGATAACTATTCCGGTATATATGGAGACACTTCTTATATTAATGAAGAACCAAGTTTTGAAGATCGTTTTGATGCGAAATTTAGAATTAATGCAAATTTAAGCAGTGTAATTGGTGTAGAACAATTAGATATTTATCCAGGTTTAAGCTTAGGATTACACAATTTTGGAGGTCATCTTGGAGGTCGTTACTTTTTTACTGATGGCTTTGGTGTATTTACTGAATTTGGGTTTCCAATTGCAAAGTATAGTAAGAATAAAGAAATATTTGATCATTTAAACAACCAAGTTACATTTA